From Achromobacter spanius, a single genomic window includes:
- a CDS encoding sterol desaturase family protein has protein sequence MKQRAPVYRRVMDLFKQDGRIHPGTGMMSGVIALFLAILSVLGVLAFHFPAYLTTPELRSFYSVEAMRTLLFGALLVSGSIALANTVLGRQRWLNIAAFVLVCCAVAAGGSQVAVSATNTGGHPYLGLDWFILDLLASSTVFIIFEKLTPLYPGQPVFRGEWQVDMKHFLFNHLSVGAVLLCINFFIHRLFSWAAYEPLQQAIQSMPYLLELFVAVLVADLAQYAAHRIYHEVPFMWRFHAVHHSTRTLDWLAGSRLHIVELLITRVAVLGVLFVLGFSKAVLDAYIIIVGFQAVLIHSNVKLPWGWLRYIIVTPDFHHWHHSSDTEAIDKNYAAHFSFIDYLFGTAVRGAGNRLPQNYGILDNDMPGTFLAQQAYPFSRKQK, from the coding sequence ATGAAACAGCGCGCACCGGTCTATCGCAGAGTGATGGATCTCTTCAAGCAGGACGGCCGGATCCATCCCGGCACGGGAATGATGAGCGGCGTGATTGCGCTGTTCTTGGCCATTTTGTCAGTGCTGGGCGTGCTGGCGTTTCACTTTCCGGCATACCTGACCACGCCCGAGCTGCGCAGCTTCTACTCGGTGGAGGCCATGCGCACGCTGCTGTTCGGCGCGCTGCTGGTGTCGGGCTCGATTGCGTTGGCCAACACCGTGCTGGGCCGGCAGCGCTGGCTGAACATTGCGGCGTTTGTGCTGGTGTGCTGCGCGGTGGCGGCAGGCGGCAGCCAAGTGGCCGTTAGCGCCACCAATACCGGCGGCCATCCGTATCTTGGGCTTGATTGGTTCATTCTGGACCTGCTGGCGTCCAGCACCGTCTTCATCATCTTTGAGAAGCTGACACCGCTGTACCCCGGTCAGCCGGTGTTTCGCGGCGAGTGGCAGGTGGACATGAAGCACTTCCTGTTCAATCACCTGTCGGTGGGCGCGGTGCTTCTGTGCATCAACTTTTTCATCCACCGCCTGTTCTCATGGGCGGCGTACGAACCGCTGCAACAGGCCATCCAGTCGATGCCGTATCTGCTGGAGCTGTTCGTGGCGGTGCTGGTGGCGGATCTGGCGCAATACGCCGCGCACCGCATCTATCACGAGGTGCCGTTCATGTGGCGCTTTCATGCCGTGCACCACAGCACGCGCACGCTGGATTGGCTGGCCGGCTCGCGCCTGCATATCGTTGAACTGCTGATCACGCGTGTGGCCGTGCTGGGCGTGCTGTTCGTCTTGGGCTTTTCGAAGGCCGTGCTCGATGCCTACATCATCATCGTGGGTTTCCAGGCGGTGCTGATCCATTCCAACGTGAAGCTGCCGTGGGGCTGGCTGCGCTACATCATCGTGACGCCGGACTTCCATCACTGGCATCACTCGTCCGATACCGAAGCAATCGACAAGAACTACGCGGCGCACTTTTCCTTTATCGACTATCTGTTCGGCACCGCGGTGCGCGGGGCGGGCAATCGGCTGCCGCAGAACTACGGGATTCTGGACAACGACATGCCAGGAACATTTCTGGCGCAGCAGGCGTATCCCTTCTCCCGCAAGCAGAAATGA
- a CDS encoding YdcH family protein, whose translation MFPEYRELITQLKSENAHFSALFQRHNDLDQEIQNMEDGIKPSSSAAIEVLKKEKLHLKDKLYGLLRAADQNGHGKSNGS comes from the coding sequence ATGTTCCCTGAATACCGCGAGCTCATTACCCAACTCAAATCCGAAAACGCTCACTTTTCGGCGCTGTTCCAGCGGCATAACGATCTGGATCAGGAAATCCAGAACATGGAGGACGGCATCAAGCCGTCCTCGAGCGCCGCGATCGAGGTGCTTAAAAAAGAAAAACTGCACCTGAAGGACAAACTGTACGGCCTGCTGCGCGCGGCCGATCAAAACGGCCACGGCAAGAGCAACGGCAGCTGA
- a CDS encoding Bug family tripartite tricarboxylate transporter substrate binding protein → MSNQRAGGRWSRRQVLGALGAAVLGVPGVTWAQSDRPVKFILPVGVGSGVDTITRAAGPALSTALGHTVVVENQPGAGGILGTSALVRSAPDGYTLSMVSNNHVIFPSVYKSLPFDPQADITPISMVGMTPFLLVANPQKIAANDVQGLTALLKCQPGRYNYASSGNGTILHLAAEMYVQQADVKARHIPYKGVGPMMADLIGGQVDFGVLSLPSVLPQIKSVALKALGACGAERMAALPDLPTLREQGLADYEIGGWFAAVGPAELPQADVRRIYDALGRAFNSPEVKQAMATQNNRIVLMPPEQTVAYFRSEMTKYASVVKGAGLELM, encoded by the coding sequence ATGAGCAATCAACGAGCGGGCGGGCGCTGGAGCCGCCGCCAGGTGCTGGGCGCGCTGGGCGCCGCCGTGCTGGGTGTGCCCGGTGTGACGTGGGCGCAGTCGGACCGGCCGGTAAAATTCATCCTGCCGGTGGGCGTGGGATCCGGCGTGGACACGATCACCCGGGCGGCGGGGCCTGCCTTGTCCACCGCGCTGGGTCATACCGTTGTGGTCGAAAACCAGCCGGGCGCGGGCGGCATCTTGGGCACCTCGGCACTGGTGCGGTCAGCGCCAGACGGCTACACGCTCAGCATGGTGTCGAACAACCATGTCATCTTTCCGAGCGTCTACAAGAGCCTGCCGTTCGACCCGCAGGCCGACATCACGCCGATCAGCATGGTGGGCATGACGCCGTTCCTGCTGGTCGCCAATCCGCAGAAGATTGCCGCGAACGACGTCCAGGGGCTGACCGCGCTCTTGAAATGCCAGCCTGGCCGCTACAACTACGCGTCGTCGGGCAATGGCACGATTCTGCACCTGGCCGCCGAAATGTATGTGCAGCAGGCGGACGTGAAGGCGCGGCACATCCCGTATAAGGGCGTGGGACCGATGATGGCGGATCTGATCGGCGGGCAGGTCGACTTCGGCGTGCTGTCGCTGCCGTCGGTGCTGCCGCAAATCAAGAGCGTCGCGCTCAAGGCGCTGGGCGCCTGTGGCGCAGAGCGCATGGCGGCGCTGCCTGACCTGCCGACGCTGCGCGAGCAGGGGCTGGCGGACTACGAGATCGGCGGGTGGTTCGCGGCGGTCGGACCGGCGGAGCTGCCGCAGGCGGACGTGCGCCGCATCTATGACGCGTTGGGCCGCGCGTTCAACTCGCCGGAAGTGAAGCAGGCGATGGCGACCCAGAACAACCGTATCGTCCTGATGCCGCCGGAGCAGACGGTGGCGTACTTCCGTTCGGAAATGACGAAGTACGCGTCCGTCGTCAAAGGCGCGGGCCTGGAACTGATGTAG
- a CDS encoding CaiB/BaiF CoA transferase family protein, whose protein sequence is MQNAAIPPSSRPLPLAGLRVVEFTHMVMGPTCGMVLADLGAEVIKVEPVRGDRTRHLLGVGAGFFPMFNRNKKSIALDIQSPAGAEVARKLAASADVVAENFRPGTMAKFGLDYASLSKENPRLIYVSHKGFLPGPYAMRTALDEVVQMMGGLAYMTGRPGDPVRAGTSVNDIMGGMFGAIGAMAALIQRGITGRGQEVQSALFENNVFLVGQHMLQYAITGQPSAPMPERVSAWALYDVFTVKDGEQIFLAAVSDAQWVTFCDAFEFNDLKNDPAMATNNDRVLLRPTLLADLRKRLAHYRAAELAAVFERIGLPFAPIVKPEELYDDPHLRATGGLAEIRLPDGERAGETAGAALFPLMMDGQRLGVRRDPPVLGADTDALLQGLGYDAGQIEALRAQGAAA, encoded by the coding sequence ATGCAAAACGCCGCCATTCCCCCGTCCTCCCGTCCCTTGCCCCTTGCCGGCCTGCGCGTCGTGGAGTTCACCCATATGGTCATGGGCCCCACCTGCGGGATGGTCCTGGCCGATCTCGGCGCCGAAGTCATCAAGGTCGAACCCGTGCGAGGCGACCGCACGCGCCATTTGCTGGGCGTGGGCGCGGGATTCTTTCCGATGTTCAACCGCAACAAGAAGAGCATTGCGCTGGACATCCAGAGCCCCGCGGGCGCCGAGGTGGCCCGCAAGCTGGCCGCCAGCGCCGACGTGGTGGCGGAAAACTTCCGGCCCGGCACGATGGCGAAATTCGGCCTGGACTACGCCTCGTTGTCCAAAGAGAATCCACGCCTCATCTATGTCAGCCACAAGGGTTTCCTGCCGGGCCCTTATGCAATGCGCACGGCCCTGGACGAGGTGGTGCAGATGATGGGCGGGCTGGCCTATATGACCGGGCGGCCGGGCGATCCGGTGCGCGCCGGCACCAGCGTGAACGACATCATGGGCGGCATGTTCGGCGCCATCGGCGCGATGGCGGCGCTGATCCAGCGCGGCATCACCGGGCGCGGCCAGGAGGTGCAGTCGGCGCTGTTCGAGAACAACGTGTTTCTTGTGGGCCAGCACATGCTGCAGTACGCGATCACGGGCCAGCCGTCCGCGCCGATGCCCGAGCGCGTGTCGGCCTGGGCGCTCTATGACGTCTTCACGGTCAAGGACGGCGAGCAGATTTTCCTGGCGGCAGTGAGCGACGCGCAGTGGGTGACGTTCTGCGATGCCTTTGAATTCAACGATCTGAAGAACGACCCGGCGATGGCCACGAACAATGACCGGGTGCTGTTGCGGCCCACGCTGCTGGCGGATTTGCGCAAGCGGCTAGCGCATTACCGCGCCGCCGAGCTCGCAGCCGTGTTCGAACGCATCGGCCTGCCTTTCGCACCCATCGTCAAGCCCGAGGAGCTGTACGACGATCCGCACCTGCGCGCCACCGGCGGGCTGGCCGAGATTCGTCTGCCCGACGGTGAGCGGGCGGGAGAGACCGCCGGCGCCGCCCTGTTCCCGTTGATGATGGACGGTCAGCGCCTTGGCGTGCGGCGCGATCCGCCTGTGCTGGGAGCGGACACCGACGCGCTCCTGCAAGGGCTGGGGTACGACGCCGGACAGATCGAAGCGTTGCGCGCGCAGGGCGCCGCGGCGTGA
- a CDS encoding hydroxymethylglutaryl-CoA lyase: MPNQEPSCRPSAVTVREVGLRDGLQSLSVVMPTQTKLDWIDAAYAAGQREIEVGSFVPARLLPQLADTAELIAHATQLTGLSVSVLVPNLKGAELALATGAHLMLVPLSASHAHSLANLRKTPEEVVLMVGQMRAARDAAGSSMLIEGGVGTAFGCTLQGEVRQDEVLRLMQALLDAGADRVSLADTVGYADPASVGRLFEAARRIAGDRLCCAHFHDTRGLGLANVLAALDTGVARFDACLAGIGGCPHAPGASGNVSTEDLVFMLQSMGIETGIDLNRLLALREAAAGWLPDQPLHGALWRAGLPKTYPARSGQPA; this comes from the coding sequence ATGCCCAATCAAGAACCCTCCTGTCGCCCGTCGGCCGTCACCGTCCGAGAAGTGGGACTACGCGATGGCCTGCAGAGCCTTTCCGTCGTGATGCCCACGCAGACCAAACTCGACTGGATCGATGCGGCCTACGCGGCGGGCCAGCGCGAGATCGAAGTGGGCTCTTTCGTGCCCGCCCGCCTGCTGCCGCAGTTGGCGGACACGGCGGAGCTGATCGCCCATGCCACGCAGCTTACCGGCCTGTCGGTGTCCGTGCTGGTGCCCAACCTGAAGGGCGCCGAACTCGCGCTGGCCACTGGCGCCCACCTGATGCTGGTGCCGCTCTCGGCCAGCCACGCGCACAGCCTGGCGAACCTGCGCAAGACCCCCGAGGAGGTGGTGTTGATGGTCGGCCAGATGCGCGCGGCGCGCGACGCGGCGGGTTCGTCCATGCTGATCGAGGGAGGCGTCGGCACGGCCTTTGGCTGCACCTTGCAGGGCGAAGTGCGGCAGGACGAAGTGCTGCGGCTCATGCAGGCACTGCTGGATGCCGGCGCCGACCGCGTCAGCCTGGCCGATACGGTGGGGTATGCCGATCCGGCGTCGGTGGGGCGATTGTTCGAGGCCGCGCGCCGCATCGCGGGCGATCGTCTGTGCTGCGCCCACTTTCACGACACGCGCGGGCTGGGGCTGGCGAATGTGCTGGCCGCGCTGGATACCGGGGTGGCGCGGTTTGACGCCTGTCTGGCGGGCATCGGCGGCTGCCCGCATGCGCCGGGCGCCAGTGGCAACGTCAGCACCGAGGATCTGGTGTTCATGCTGCAAAGCATGGGCATCGAGACCGGCATCGACTTGAACCGCCTCTTGGCCTTGCGCGAAGCCGCCGCTGGCTGGCTGCCCGATCAGCCGCTGCACGGCGCGCTGTGGCGCGCCGGCTTGCCCAAGACCTATCCTGCACGCAGCGGCCAGCCGGCCTGA
- a CDS encoding LysR family transcriptional regulator produces the protein MRDLDITTLRLFISVCETGNIARAGQRANIVGSAISKRLAQLEDTVGAKLLTRKRRGVEPTEAGETLLEHARAILASSERIERDMSAYASGVKGQVRILATASVLAESLAEDIAAFLQAAPHRNIRVDMEERVSHEVVRGVREGIASLGICWDAADFHGLEHRPYRGDRLAIVTAPGHPLADREAVFFEDALEYEHVSMPAAGAVLRMLQTAANDSGKALRHRVTVSNFDSAFRVVLAGLAISVAPIEVATPYALAHGLRVLPLKDAWSRRRFAICMRNESALPAAAALLLDHLVAAGAGSAS, from the coding sequence ATGCGCGACCTCGACATCACCACCTTGCGGCTCTTCATTTCCGTCTGCGAGACCGGCAACATTGCCCGCGCCGGCCAGCGCGCCAACATCGTGGGGTCGGCCATCAGCAAGCGGCTGGCTCAGCTTGAGGACACCGTGGGCGCCAAGCTGCTTACGCGCAAGCGCCGGGGCGTCGAGCCTACCGAAGCCGGCGAAACACTGCTGGAGCACGCGCGCGCCATCCTCGCCAGCTCCGAGCGCATCGAACGCGACATGTCCGCCTACGCCAGCGGCGTGAAGGGACAGGTGCGGATCCTGGCCACCGCCTCGGTCCTGGCCGAATCCCTGGCCGAGGACATCGCGGCCTTCCTACAGGCCGCGCCCCACCGCAACATCCGGGTCGACATGGAGGAGCGCGTCAGCCACGAGGTCGTGCGCGGCGTCCGGGAAGGCATTGCCAGCCTGGGCATCTGCTGGGATGCGGCCGATTTTCATGGGCTGGAGCACCGTCCGTACCGGGGCGACCGCCTGGCCATCGTCACAGCGCCGGGCCATCCGCTCGCCGACCGCGAAGCCGTCTTCTTTGAAGACGCGCTGGAATACGAGCATGTCAGCATGCCCGCCGCCGGCGCCGTCCTGCGCATGCTGCAGACGGCCGCCAACGACAGCGGCAAGGCGCTGCGGCACCGCGTCACGGTCAGCAACTTCGATTCGGCCTTTCGCGTCGTGCTGGCGGGACTGGCCATCAGCGTGGCGCCCATCGAAGTCGCCACGCCCTATGCGTTGGCGCACGGGCTGCGCGTGCTGCCGCTAAAGGATGCGTGGAGCCGGCGGCGCTTTGCGATCTGCATGCGCAACGAATCGGCGTTGCCTGCGGCGGCAGCGTTGCTGCTGGATCATCTGGTGGCGGCAGGCGCGGGCAGCGCGTCGTGA
- a CDS encoding LysE/ArgO family amino acid transporter, whose product MTTAFLPGFLLGLSLIVAIGAQNAFVLRQGLRKEHVFLICLTCALSDAILIAAGVAGFGMAVGLLPWLEPAMRYGGALFLFVYAARSLHSAFCTQHGHLSPSSRQANSPYAALATCLALTWLNPHVYLDTVVLLGSISSQYEGRKLAFAAGAICASFCFFFALGYGARLLRPVFANATAWRVLDACVGILMIVIGVQLLR is encoded by the coding sequence ATGACCACCGCTTTCCTCCCCGGATTTCTCCTCGGCCTCAGCCTCATCGTCGCCATCGGCGCGCAAAACGCCTTTGTGCTGCGACAGGGCTTGCGCAAGGAGCATGTCTTCCTGATCTGCCTGACTTGCGCGCTATCCGATGCCATCTTGATCGCGGCGGGCGTGGCGGGTTTTGGCATGGCGGTCGGCCTGCTGCCCTGGCTGGAACCGGCCATGCGCTATGGCGGCGCGCTATTTCTCTTCGTGTACGCGGCGCGCAGCCTGCATTCGGCGTTTTGCACGCAGCACGGCCATCTGTCGCCCTCGTCCCGTCAGGCGAACAGCCCGTATGCCGCGCTGGCGACGTGCCTTGCGCTCACGTGGTTGAACCCGCATGTCTATCTGGACACCGTGGTCCTGCTGGGCTCCATATCCAGCCAGTACGAAGGCCGCAAGCTGGCCTTTGCCGCGGGGGCAATCTGCGCGTCGTTCTGCTTTTTCTTCGCGTTGGGATACGGCGCGCGCCTGCTGCGGCCCGTCTTCGCCAATGCCACCGCGTGGCGTGTGCTGGATGCCTGCGTTGGCATCCTGATGATCGTGATCGGCGTGCAGCTTCTGAGGTAA
- a CDS encoding DNA/RNA non-specific endonuclease produces MTRAKKAAPRKKAPASKSRAASPGRIYRFLRTFTLTSLAAFGAATYALNPQWRAHFSVDDILARVGWPTQEKFAPAAAPAGGMAHTRFSDCPQFFPQQRPPVVPASQTLRELCFSNFAILHNGQTKTPVFVAERLNRKILTQAQGMERSDKFYAEARVPRAERAELADYKGSGYSRGHMAPAGDMSTHEAMAQSFSLANMVPQDQRHNGGPWSQIEQDTRKYVMRASGDVYVFTGPFYGDKPKEIGSGVAVPSHLFKVVFDASTGRSWVHWQANSPSTKAGAPISYEEFARRTGMQLLPTGN; encoded by the coding sequence ATGACCCGCGCGAAGAAAGCAGCACCCAGAAAGAAAGCCCCGGCCAGCAAAAGCCGGGCCGCCAGCCCCGGCCGCATCTACCGATTCCTGCGTACGTTCACGCTGACGTCGCTGGCCGCGTTCGGCGCGGCGACGTATGCGCTGAACCCCCAGTGGCGCGCCCACTTCTCCGTCGACGACATTCTTGCGCGCGTCGGCTGGCCAACCCAGGAAAAGTTCGCGCCCGCAGCCGCGCCCGCCGGCGGCATGGCGCACACGCGCTTTTCCGACTGCCCGCAATTCTTCCCGCAGCAACGCCCGCCGGTCGTGCCCGCCAGCCAGACGCTGCGCGAACTGTGCTTTTCAAACTTCGCCATCCTGCACAACGGCCAGACCAAGACGCCCGTTTTCGTGGCCGAGCGCCTGAACCGCAAGATCCTGACGCAGGCACAGGGCATGGAGCGGTCCGACAAGTTCTACGCCGAGGCGCGCGTGCCGCGCGCCGAACGCGCCGAACTGGCGGACTACAAAGGGTCGGGCTACTCGCGCGGCCACATGGCGCCCGCGGGTGACATGTCCACCCATGAGGCCATGGCGCAAAGCTTTTCACTGGCCAACATGGTGCCGCAGGACCAGCGCCACAACGGCGGCCCGTGGAGCCAGATCGAGCAGGACACGCGCAAATACGTGATGCGCGCGTCAGGCGACGTGTATGTGTTCACCGGGCCGTTTTACGGCGACAAGCCCAAGGAGATTGGATCCGGCGTTGCCGTGCCCAGCCATCTGTTCAAGGTGGTGTTTGATGCGTCCACGGGGCGCTCGTGGGTGCACTGGCAGGCGAACAGCCCAAGCACAAAGGCGGGCGCGCCGATCAGCTACGAAGAGTTTGCGCGCCGCACGGGGATGCAGTTGCTGCCGACGGGGAATTGA
- a CDS encoding flavodoxin family protein — protein sequence MANPKLDVRSGQYAGKLPRDTFRVRFMRRFYDPAFKAEAEALERLEAIAWDAYENGRKAPDTVKAGSDYADPDYDLSVEWKDAHDRLARAASVQRDPETRSRVLVINGAARNDGTCPGEVAKTWRLSEIVRDELESAGVQADMLDLSRLTSEYQYLIHPCKGCVSTAMPLCHWPCSCYPNHSLAQDNDAMNDIYEQWVSAHGVILLAPTYWYQSPSVLKLMIDRLVCADGGNPDPTTTSGKDAMKAKQIEMDGWPFPKHLAGRAYGVMVHGDVAGIEGQRRALCDWLEWMGLVDAGASSKLDRYIGYYKPYATSHAELDEDTAVQEEVRNVAKAMVMCLPRLRAGEWPAVDQGLPSPRPK from the coding sequence ATGGCCAATCCGAAGCTCGACGTCCGATCCGGACAATATGCCGGCAAGCTGCCCCGCGACACGTTCCGTGTGCGCTTCATGCGCCGCTTCTACGACCCCGCATTCAAGGCAGAAGCCGAAGCACTGGAGCGGCTGGAAGCCATTGCGTGGGACGCCTACGAAAACGGACGCAAGGCGCCCGATACCGTCAAGGCGGGATCAGATTATGCCGATCCCGATTACGACCTGTCGGTTGAATGGAAGGACGCCCATGATCGTCTAGCGCGCGCGGCGTCGGTGCAGCGCGATCCGGAAACGCGCTCGCGCGTCCTGGTGATCAACGGCGCGGCGCGCAATGACGGGACCTGTCCTGGCGAGGTCGCAAAGACGTGGCGCCTGTCGGAGATCGTGCGCGATGAACTGGAGTCGGCCGGGGTGCAGGCAGACATGCTGGACCTTAGCCGGTTGACGTCGGAATACCAGTACCTCATCCATCCCTGCAAAGGCTGCGTGTCCACCGCGATGCCGCTTTGCCATTGGCCCTGTAGCTGCTATCCGAATCATTCGCTCGCGCAGGACAACGATGCGATGAACGACATCTACGAGCAATGGGTGTCGGCGCACGGCGTGATCCTGCTGGCGCCCACGTATTGGTATCAGTCGCCCAGCGTCCTGAAACTGATGATCGACCGGCTGGTCTGTGCGGACGGGGGCAACCCCGATCCGACGACGACCTCGGGCAAGGATGCGATGAAGGCCAAGCAGATCGAGATGGACGGGTGGCCGTTTCCGAAGCACCTGGCGGGCCGCGCCTATGGCGTCATGGTCCATGGCGACGTGGCGGGAATCGAGGGGCAGCGGCGCGCGCTGTGCGACTGGCTCGAATGGATGGGGTTGGTGGATGCGGGGGCGTCGTCGAAGCTGGATCGCTACATTGGCTATTACAAGCCGTATGCCACGAGTCATGCGGAGCTGGATGAGGACACGGCGGTGCAGGAAGAGGTGCGCAATGTGGCGAAGGCGATGGTCATGTGCCTGCCGCGCCTGCGGGCGGGGGAGTGGCCCGCCGTGGATCAGGGGTTGCCGTCACCGCGGCCGAAGTAA
- the pstB gene encoding phosphate ABC transporter ATP-binding protein PstB gives MENTATAVKNKLEVKNLNFYYGKFHAIRNVNMSIQEKKVTAFIGPSGCGKSTLLRTFNRMFELYPGQRAEGEILLDGENLLTAKTDISLIRAKVGMVFQKPTPFPMSIYDNISFGVRLFERLSKGEMDERVEWALSKAALWNEVKDKLHQSGNSLSGGQQQRLCIARGVAIKPEVLLLDEPCSALDPISTAKIEELIAELKNDYTVVIVTHNMQQAARCSDYTAYMYLGELMEFGQTDQIFVKPSRKETEDYITGRFG, from the coding sequence ATGGAAAACACCGCTACCGCAGTCAAGAACAAGCTCGAGGTCAAGAACCTGAACTTCTACTACGGCAAGTTCCACGCGATTCGCAACGTGAACATGTCGATCCAGGAGAAGAAGGTCACCGCCTTCATCGGTCCGTCGGGCTGCGGCAAATCGACGCTGCTGCGCACGTTCAACCGCATGTTCGAGCTGTATCCCGGCCAGCGCGCCGAGGGCGAAATCCTGCTGGACGGCGAAAACCTGCTGACGGCCAAGACCGACATCTCGCTGATCCGCGCGAAGGTCGGCATGGTCTTCCAGAAGCCCACGCCGTTCCCCATGAGCATCTACGACAACATCTCCTTCGGCGTGCGTCTGTTCGAGCGCCTGTCGAAAGGTGAGATGGACGAACGCGTGGAATGGGCACTGAGCAAGGCTGCGCTGTGGAACGAAGTGAAGGACAAGCTGCACCAAAGCGGCAACAGCCTGTCCGGCGGCCAGCAACAGCGCCTGTGCATCGCCCGCGGCGTGGCGATCAAGCCGGAAGTGCTGCTGCTCGACGAGCCGTGCTCGGCGCTGGATCCCATCTCCACCGCCAAGATCGAAGAGCTGATCGCCGAACTGAAGAACGACTATACGGTCGTGATCGTGACGCACAATATGCAGCAGGCTGCGCGTTGCTCGGATTACACGGCGTATATGTACCTGGGCGAGCTGATGGAATTCGGTCAGACCGACCAGATCTTCGTGAAGCCTTCGCGCAAGGAAACCGAGGACTACATCACGGGCCGTTTTGGCTGA
- the pstA gene encoding phosphate ABC transporter permease PstA, protein MAESVLNMQNGIYRRRRVVNRIMLAVSMTTLVFGLFWLFWIILTLLMKGAPALSYTLFTEITPPPGQAGGLLNAILGSVMMAGVGTLIGTPVGILAGTYLAEYGQRGWLAPATRFLNDVLLSAPSIIIGLFIYAVYVAQVGHYSGWAGAIALSILVIPVVVRTTDNMLLLVPNSLREATAALGCPKWRMITLVCYRAAKSGIITGVLLAIARISGETAPLLFTALSNQFMSLNMNGPMANLPVVIYQYAASPFKDWNNLAWAGATLITLLVLGINIIARNLFRK, encoded by the coding sequence ATGGCTGAATCCGTACTCAACATGCAGAACGGCATCTATCGCCGGCGCCGCGTGGTCAATCGCATCATGCTCGCCGTGTCGATGACGACGCTGGTCTTCGGCTTGTTCTGGCTGTTCTGGATCATTCTTACGTTGCTGATGAAGGGCGCGCCCGCGCTGTCGTACACGCTCTTCACCGAAATCACGCCGCCGCCGGGCCAGGCGGGGGGCTTGCTCAACGCCATTCTCGGCAGCGTGATGATGGCGGGCGTCGGCACGCTGATCGGCACGCCGGTCGGCATCCTGGCCGGCACCTACCTGGCTGAATACGGTCAGCGCGGCTGGCTGGCTCCGGCCACGCGCTTCCTGAACGACGTGCTGCTTTCAGCGCCGTCCATCATCATCGGCTTGTTCATCTATGCCGTGTATGTGGCGCAGGTCGGGCATTACTCGGGTTGGGCCGGCGCCATCGCGCTCTCCATCCTGGTGATCCCGGTCGTGGTCCGCACCACCGACAACATGCTGCTGCTGGTGCCCAACAGCCTGCGCGAGGCGACCGCCGCGCTGGGCTGCCCGAAGTGGCGCATGATCACGCTGGTGTGCTACCGCGCCGCCAAGTCCGGCATCATCACCGGCGTGCTGCTCGCGATTGCCCGCATCTCGGGCGAAACCGCGCCGCTGCTGTTTACCGCGCTGTCCAACCAGTTCATGTCGCTGAACATGAACGGCCCGATGGCCAACCTGCCGGTCGTCATCTACCAATACGCCGCCAGCCCCTTCAAAGACTGGAACAACCTGGCCTGGGCCGGCGCCACGCTGATCACGCTGCTGGTGTTGGGCATCAACATCATCGCCCGCAACCTGTTCCGCAAGTAA